The DNA segment GGCGTAGCCATGCCAATCTGCTTTTCTCCAACTGGCTCAATTACTACGTGTATCAGGAAACACCATTTGATATACGGGAGATAAAATAAGAAATCGTAAATAGGACAGAAGCCGTCTCAATGTAAAAGTTGGGGCGGTTTTTTTTTTGTTAATCTCCCTTTTGCTGTCGGATGACATTTTGCGCTAAGCCACATATTATTTCCCCCAATTAATATCCGTGGATTGTGTAATTCTAAATAAAAAGCTACTTTTGTGCCGGAATTACTTAACACCCTTTTTATATGAGAATTAGAATCCACAGAGAAGGTTGGGATTTGCTGATTTTATCCCTGCTGTTTTTAGTCGTTTTAGATATCCTGCTTTGGGTTGTTGCCCCTAAAGGGATATTTCTCAGCGTCTTTGGAGTCACTTCCGTGATATACCTTCTTCTGGTGAATTTCTTCCGTTGTCCGAAACGTATTTATACCGGTGAGACAAAAAATGTAGTATTAACTCCTGCCGATGGTAAGGTAGTTGTAATCGAAGAAGTGATGGAAAATGAATATTTCCATGACAAAAGACTTCAGATTTCGGTGTTCATGACTCCGTTTAACGTGCATGCCAACTGGTATCCGGTGAATGGTAAAGTAAAATATGTAACTCACCACGAAGGTCGTTTTCAGGGAGCTTACTTGCCTAAGTCAAGTACTGAAAATGAACGTTCAACCATTGTGATTGAGACTGAAGAAGGTGTTGAGATTCTGGTACGTCAGGTTGCCGGAGCGTTGGCTCGTCGTATTGTAACCTATTCGGATATTGATGACGATTGCCGCATCAATGAATTCCTCGGATTTATCAAGTTCGGTTCCCGATTAGACCTTTATTTACCATTGGATAGCGATGTCTTGGTAAATCTTGACCAAAAAGTAACCGGAAACGTTACCCAATTAGCCCGTTTGAAATAATGCAGTTAAAAAAGCATATCCCCAATGCAATTACCTGTCTGAATCTCTTTTCGGGATGTATGGCTGCTGTTGCCGCATTGGAATTTAACTTTGTATTGGCAGCCGGACTGGTTTTCCTGGCTGCATTCTTCGATTTCTGTGACGGATTGGCGGCCCGTCAGTTAAAAGCCTATTCTGCTATCGGTAAAGAACTGGATTCGTTGGCCGATATGGTCAGTTTTGGTTTTGTTCCTTCCGTTGTTGTCTTCTCATTGCTACGTCAGCAAATGGCATTGCAGGAGCTTTCAGCATTTGTGCCTTATGTTGCATTTCTGATTGCCATCTTTTCGGCATTGCGCCTGGCGATTTTCAACATCGACGAAAGACAGACTACCACATTTATCGGTATGCCGACTCCGGCAAACGCTCTTTTCTGGGTGAGCCTGGCAGCCTACAATACCATTCATCCGATGAGTATTCTCACTCCGGGGGTGTTGGTAGTGCTGGTAGTGGTATTCTCTCTGTTATTGGTGGCTGAAATACCCATGTTTTCCCTGAAGATTAAGAATCTGTCATTCAAAAAGAATATTGCGCAGTTTTCTATTGTCATTGCGGCAGTCGTATTCTTACTGTGCTTTAAATTACTCGGGATTTCGCTTACTATATTATTGTATATCCTGATGTCGGTTTTACTAAATATCATTAAGCGATAAAACAGTTTGGAAAATAAGCTGTTACTTAGTGACGTATTTCAATAAGTGTTAGTATGGGAGCATTCATTCTCTTTCTCCTTTTCCTGTTCCTGATGGTTGTGCTTTCTGTGATTTCATTTGGATTAAGTGTAATACGTGGAATCATCGGATTGTTTTTCCCGAAAAGACGGACTTCTGAAAGTTATGCGGGAGGCCAGGAATACAGCGGTCATAGAGATTTCGGACCGCAGCAGGAAAGTGCAGGTAGAAACAACAAGAAAAAAATTTTCGACACCAACGAAGGTGAATATGTCGATTTTGAAGAGGTAAGTAAATAACTTACCTCTTTTTTTTGAAGAATGTTTTCATAATTGCGGCACACTCCTCTTCCAGTACTCCTTTTACAACCACTGTTTTCGGGTGCAATAAAGCATCTGAATATTTCGAATAGCCCCGTTTGTCATCTGAAGCGCCGTACACAATCCTCGATATTTGCGACCAGGCAAGCGCTCCGGCGCACATAACGCAGGGTTCCAGCGTAACATACAATGTGCAGTCGGTCAGGTATTTCCCGCCTAAAACATTTGCCGCAGCCGTGATAGCCTGCATTTCGGCGTGAGCCGTAACATCATTTAGCGTTTCGGTCAGGTTATGAGCACGGGCAATGATTTTTTCGTTGCAAACAATAACTGCGCCAACGGGTATTTCTCCGTCTTCTTCGGCATAGCGGGCCTCTAACAAGGCCTGTTTCATGAAATGGTCGTCTGATAACATCTGAAATATCTATTTTTTAGCCACGAATACACGAATGGTGTTTCCTGAATTTTTCATTTATGAAAAATAATTCGTAGTAATTCGAATTAAATTCATATTAGATATATTGCTGATTCTCTTTAATTTCGAATCAAATTCGTGAATTCGTGGCAAGCTGTTTTTTATGTAAATAAAATATTGTTTCCACGAATACTGATCGATAAATTCTTTATCAATCAATTACACAAATAATCTCCACTTTATTCGTTATAGACACGCAAAAATGCACGGCGGTATTTCTATACATCCTCTTTATGGCGAAAGTGGTTGAGGTTTCTGTTTTGATTGAGTTAAATGGGTAATACGCGAATCGCGGAAGATTCTTTTTTGGAAAAAGATGGGTTACTTTCTGATTTCGGCCTCGTTGAATAGTGAAGGGTAATTGTCTTCCGCCTTTTGCCACAGATAGCCCATAACGACTTCTCTTATCCAGCGGGATTGATTTTCAATCTTATTGCTCTCCAGATACTGGCGCAGCATATTGAATTCCTTCTCGTTTAACGAAAAGGCAATTTTATTCTCCCGTTTCAGTGTTTGGGTTTTGAATTCTATCTTTTTAGCAGGTCGTTTTTTCATTTTTGCAAACGTACGATTTTTAGAGAAAATAATCAAGTTGAATTTGAAAATAGTCCTGAAAATGAGAGTTATGTGTCATTTTGATATGTTGAGATTACGATTTAATAGATGAGGGGTAAAAAAAGTGCTTTGCGGCATATTTTTTTTCTTGTATTATTTTACCATACAAGAGAAAAGCGGTAAATTTGCCCCCAGTTTTTAAAACCCCTTAAATAGTTTTATTACAATGATTAAAGTAGGTATTAACGGATTCGGCCGTATCGGACGTTTGGTGTTCCGTGCAGCTCAAGAAAGAAACGATGTTCAAATCGTTGCAGTAAATGACCCATTCCTGGATATCGATTACTTGTTGTACATGTTGAAATATGACACAGTACACGGTAAATTTCAGGGAACTGCTGAAAACAAAGATGGTAAGTTGTTCGTAAACGGTAAAGAAGTTGCTTTCTTTGCTGAAAAAG comes from the Parabacteroides sp. FAFU027 genome and includes:
- the pssA gene encoding CDP-diacylglycerol--serine O-phosphatidyltransferase, which translates into the protein MQLKKHIPNAITCLNLFSGCMAAVAALEFNFVLAAGLVFLAAFFDFCDGLAARQLKAYSAIGKELDSLADMVSFGFVPSVVVFSLLRQQMALQELSAFVPYVAFLIAIFSALRLAIFNIDERQTTTFIGMPTPANALFWVSLAAYNTIHPMSILTPGVLVVLVVVFSLLLVAEIPMFSLKIKNLSFKKNIAQFSIVIAAVVFLLCFKLLGISLTILLYILMSVLLNIIKR
- a CDS encoding nucleoside deaminase, coding for MLSDDHFMKQALLEARYAEEDGEIPVGAVIVCNEKIIARAHNLTETLNDVTAHAEMQAITAAANVLGGKYLTDCTLYVTLEPCVMCAGALAWSQISRIVYGASDDKRGYSKYSDALLHPKTVVVKGVLEEECAAIMKTFFKKKR
- a CDS encoding phosphatidylserine decarboxylase family protein, which codes for MRIRIHREGWDLLILSLLFLVVLDILLWVVAPKGIFLSVFGVTSVIYLLLVNFFRCPKRIYTGETKNVVLTPADGKVVVIEEVMENEYFHDKRLQISVFMTPFNVHANWYPVNGKVKYVTHHEGRFQGAYLPKSSTENERSTIVIETEEGVEILVRQVAGALARRIVTYSDIDDDCRINEFLGFIKFGSRLDLYLPLDSDVLVNLDQKVTGNVTQLARLK
- a CDS encoding DUF4834 family protein; amino-acid sequence: MGAFILFLLFLFLMVVLSVISFGLSVIRGIIGLFFPKRRTSESYAGGQEYSGHRDFGPQQESAGRNNKKKIFDTNEGEYVDFEEVSK